A stretch of Mya arenaria isolate MELC-2E11 chromosome 14, ASM2691426v1 DNA encodes these proteins:
- the LOC128218578 gene encoding alpha-(1,3)-fucosyltransferase fut-5-like, producing MRTICKHTCRNILILVIATLLLGVFIINQVFNMTGYRYWPTPLDLITFPKHKGLNDLNGDVHSSLDHKRTLVDIQEGMVAEQRSKVNTSSGKSQSILWYKKPNWVSLSFANNALKTVCVYSNCLMTDAVGDLRSHSAIVFTMTQRNDYSPPIMHSERRTDQAWIFFGLESPINHKHLGHRHSSWYRTMNWSMSYRTDADIVYPYGMLVTKAGPPVQVKPSVYKQKRKWAAWIVSNCGADSWRDEFVHEMRASGLQIDVFGRCSGSEFTNINTLRASIEKDYKFYLSFENSLCTDYITEKFFRYYNWEIVLVTRGGANYSELLPRDTFIDSAHYPSAKELVQYLLQVGDSESKYLSYLNNKNKYASTELVPSSFCSICEKVNNLKKNRKTYTDHVSYVHNVSKCWGPSDIKQLHWRKLHVVYGCIGIIIFLFCLLVKCLRRRR from the exons ATGAGGACTATTTGTAAACATACTtgcagaaatatattgattcTTGTTATAGCCACGCTTCTTTTGGGCGTCTTTATCATTAACCAAGTGTTCAATATGACTGGATATCGATATTGGCCAACGCCGCTCGATCTCATAACTTTTCCAAAACACAAAGGGCTTAACGACCTGAATGGAGACGTTCACTCAAGCTTGGATCACAAGAGAACCCTGGTCGATATACAGGAGGGAATGGTTGCCGAGCAACGAAGCAAGGTGAACACAAGTTCTGGAAAATCTCAATCTATATTGTGGTATAAGAAACCTAACTGGGTATCTTTGAGCTTCGCAAACAATGCTCTGAAGACGGTATGCGTGTACAGCAACTGTCTGATGACGGATGCGGTCGGAGATCTCCGAAGCCATTCGGCAATAGTGTTCACGATGACGCAACGGAACGACTACTCGCCACCAATAATGCACTCCGAGCGCAGAACCGACCAGGCGTGGATATTTTTCGGCCTGGAATCCCCAATCAACCACAAGCACTTGGGCCACCGGCACTCCAGTTGGTACAGAACTATGAATTGGTCCATGTCATACAGGACGGACGCAGACATAGTTTACCCATACGGCATGCTGGTTACTAAGGCCGGGCCTCCAGTCCAGGTAAAGCCGTCTGTGTACAAGCAGAAACGGAAATGGGCGGCGTGGATTGTAAGCAACTGCGGGGCAGACAGCTGGAGGGACGAGTTTGTGCACGAGATGCGCGCTTCCGGTCTTCAG ATCGACGTGTTCGGTAGGTGCTCCGGAAGTGAATTCACCAACATCAATACCCTGCGAGCGTCCATTGAGAAAGATTACAAGTTCTATCTAAGTTTTGAAAACAGTCTTTGCACCGACTACATAACCGAGAAGTTCTTCCGCTATTACAATTGGGAAATAGTCCTCGTGACTCGCGGAGGTGCGAACTATTCCGAATTATTACCACGTGACACTTTTATAGACTCCGCACATTATCCTTCCGCCAAAGAACTAGTCCAGTATTTATTACAAGTAGGCGATTCTGAATCAAAATATCTATCGtatcttaataataaaaacaaatatgcgTCAACCGAGCTTGTGCCCTCAAGTTTTTGTAGTATATGTGAAAAGGTGAATAACTTGAAGAAAAACCGGAAAACATATACTGACCACGTGTCTTATGTGCATAACGTGTCAAAGTGTTGGGGTCCTAGTGATATCAAACAATTGCATTGGCGTAAGCTACATGTTGTTTATGGTTGTATaggaattattatttttttgttctgtttattgGTGAAATGTTTGCGGAGAcgaagataa